A single genomic interval of Streptomyces graminofaciens harbors:
- a CDS encoding sensor histidine kinase produces the protein MRQWPRRLKPRSLRARLVLGATLLATSAVLLCQAAGLALLHAWLTDQVDGRLTRFQPMARLYQDVAEGRMAAGVTTRNDTLPSDYRVYFYDSDGHRLAGSLSGDGGGAGPRLPRSESALGLKNGRPATLAATDGGGTWRVITRSGADGTRVVVALPLKEVDEATSRMLWFSLTVGVAVAVGVVLFGNLVVRLGLRPLTRVERTARRIADGESQLSVPDGYAVTEVGHLSRALNTMLDRLRTALHRTEASEQQLRHFLADAGHELRTPLTSLQGFAELLVQEPEMSPQRRQEAQQLIVWNAERMSRLVDSLSQLAKLGDVPAMRWQAVDLLSLAADSIAAVALQHPDRGIGLGALSDPQDDPHEAELDVVDVIGDPHQLAQILSNLLTNACVHTPPGTHVQVRFGTLRIRPHGRGTDVPDRTSANPPLAPGTLACAVEVADDGTGLAPPDARRVFERFYRADSSERAAAGSGLGLAIASSAAEANGGRLELDTRPGEGCIFRLLLPFRPAAASTPVPVSSTCG, from the coding sequence GTGAGGCAGTGGCCGAGGCGACTGAAGCCGCGCTCGCTGCGGGCCCGGCTGGTGCTCGGCGCCACGCTGCTGGCCACCTCGGCGGTCCTGCTCTGCCAGGCGGCGGGGCTCGCCCTGCTCCACGCCTGGCTCACGGACCAGGTCGACGGTCGGCTCACCCGATTCCAGCCAATGGCCCGGCTCTACCAGGACGTGGCCGAAGGACGGATGGCGGCAGGGGTGACCACCAGGAACGACACCCTCCCCTCGGACTACCGCGTGTACTTCTACGACAGTGACGGACACAGGCTGGCCGGATCACTGAGTGGCGACGGGGGCGGTGCAGGGCCACGGCTGCCCCGGTCCGAGTCGGCACTCGGTCTGAAGAACGGCCGGCCGGCCACGCTTGCCGCGACCGACGGCGGCGGCACCTGGCGGGTGATCACGCGATCCGGCGCGGACGGCACCAGGGTCGTGGTGGCGCTGCCCCTGAAAGAGGTGGACGAGGCGACCTCCAGGATGCTGTGGTTCAGCCTCACCGTGGGAGTGGCCGTCGCAGTCGGCGTCGTCCTCTTCGGCAACCTGGTGGTGCGACTGGGACTACGGCCGCTGACCCGAGTCGAGCGCACCGCCCGGCGCATCGCTGACGGCGAGTCGCAGCTGAGTGTTCCGGACGGGTATGCCGTCACGGAGGTCGGCCACCTCAGCCGCGCGTTGAACACCATGCTCGACCGGTTGCGCACCGCGTTGCACCGCACCGAGGCGTCCGAGCAGCAGCTGCGCCACTTTCTTGCGGACGCCGGGCATGAACTGCGCACGCCGCTCACCTCCCTGCAGGGCTTCGCCGAACTCCTCGTACAGGAACCGGAGATGAGTCCGCAGCGACGCCAGGAGGCGCAGCAGCTGATCGTGTGGAACGCCGAGCGCATGAGCCGTCTCGTCGACAGCCTGTCCCAGCTGGCCAAGCTGGGTGATGTGCCCGCCATGCGGTGGCAGGCGGTCGACCTGCTCTCTCTGGCCGCCGACAGCATCGCTGCCGTCGCCCTGCAGCACCCCGACCGCGGCATCGGCCTCGGCGCCCTGTCGGACCCGCAGGACGATCCTCACGAAGCCGAGCTGGACGTCGTCGATGTCATCGGCGATCCTCATCAACTGGCGCAGATCCTGTCGAACCTGCTCACCAACGCCTGCGTCCACACCCCGCCCGGGACGCACGTTCAGGTGCGCTTCGGCACCCTCCGCATCCGCCCGCACGGTCGAGGCACGGATGTGCCGGACCGTACCAGCGCCAATCCGCCCCTGGCCCCTGGGACTCTCGCCTGCGCCGTCGAGGTGGCCGATGACGGGACCGGCCTCGCGCCGCCGGACGCGCGGCGGGTGTTCGAGCGCTTCTACCGCGCCGATTCCTCCGAGCGAGCAGCTGCGGGCTCCGGCCTGGGACTGGCGATCGCCTCCAGCGCCGCGGAGGCCAACGGCGGGCGTCTGGAGCTCGACACCCGGCCGGGCGAGGGCTGCAT
- a CDS encoding response regulator transcription factor: protein MPVAPSASAPPRHNVLVVEDDPSIRTLLTSALHAAGYSVSTADTGRTAMFEAGRSQPDLIVLDVGLPDIDGFEVTRHLRAEGVYTPVLFLTARTDVEDRIIGLSSGGDDYVTKPFHVQEVLLRIRAILRRSDMPPGVGARRPPLRYADLVLDEQTHEVWRAGLPVQLSPTEFRLLVCLLAQPERVVGKKEILTEVWHYDFAGDARIVDTYVRNLRRKIDRCEPQLIQTIRGVGYCLRAARPGPGAAAL from the coding sequence ATGCCCGTTGCGCCGTCGGCGTCCGCGCCGCCCCGACACAACGTGCTTGTCGTCGAGGACGACCCAAGCATCCGAACCCTGCTCACTTCAGCCCTGCACGCCGCCGGATACTCGGTGAGCACCGCTGACACCGGTCGGACCGCCATGTTCGAGGCGGGCCGCAGCCAGCCCGATCTGATCGTGCTGGACGTGGGCCTCCCGGACATCGACGGCTTCGAGGTGACCCGTCACCTGCGCGCGGAGGGCGTCTACACACCCGTACTGTTCCTGACGGCCCGCACCGACGTCGAGGACCGCATCATCGGCCTCAGTTCCGGCGGCGACGACTACGTCACGAAGCCCTTCCACGTACAGGAGGTGCTGCTGCGCATCCGTGCCATCCTGCGGCGCAGCGACATGCCGCCGGGCGTCGGGGCCAGACGGCCGCCGTTGCGATACGCGGATCTTGTGCTGGACGAGCAGACGCACGAGGTGTGGCGGGCGGGCTTGCCGGTCCAGCTGTCGCCGACCGAGTTCCGGCTGCTGGTCTGTCTGCTGGCCCAGCCGGAACGAGTGGTGGGCAAAAAGGAGATTCTGACCGAGGTCTGGCACTACGACTTCGCGGGTGACGCCCGCATCGTCGACACCTACGTACGTAATCTGCGGCGCAAGATCGACCGGTGCGAACCCCAGCTGATCCAGACGATCCGCGGTGTCGGCTACTGTCTGCGGGCCGCCCGTCCCGGGCCGGGAGCGGCGGCGCTGTGA
- a CDS encoding CotH kinase family protein, giving the protein MSGHNDTTPRRRRLRDRIPVRLRHHWKPAGALCAGLAVMVYFFGDARVSPYVTSSSRVEADTITENVEGTVDLYDTSVSHSIQLEYDQTDFTKMMKEFREDGTKDYIEADLTIDGVYLEDVGIRLKGNSTLMSLRGSGQGMPGGGRTMPEGAAQGAPDLPQDGGTGSRDRGQGNGGGPGGAGGAMGGITQYNLSDKKPEELPWLIKVDEFIEGRAYQGEREISLRPGSNGQVPVNEALSLSLTDTTGRKNERYAFTSVKVNSRPVATRLMVESPDTEYAESIGDGNGVLYKARAGGGFEYKGDDPSDYENSFEQLNKVGSQDLEPVMKLIKWANQASDEEFEKELDQYVDVESLATYLAAQNLLMNFDDMAGPGKNYLLWYDLDTKKFSVLGWDYNLTFSGDATSGPDDDMGMGGAFGGGGGAADGQSGRGGQAAGGQGAQNMPSGAPSGMPEGMPEGMPSGMPENLPEGMPSGIPSGMPGGGQGGQGGQGEGGGFGGLMGHPLKERFLDSDTFDPVYKKAYRELYEKFYGSGTALKALNDIAEQAGKAGADGKELDSAVEKLRKTVTERTDALAKNTEVTG; this is encoded by the coding sequence ATGTCCGGCCACAACGACACGACCCCACGGCGACGGCGCCTGCGGGACCGGATCCCCGTACGGCTGCGACACCACTGGAAGCCGGCCGGAGCCCTGTGTGCCGGTCTGGCGGTGATGGTCTATTTCTTCGGCGACGCCCGCGTCTCGCCGTACGTCACCTCCTCCTCCCGCGTGGAGGCCGACACCATCACGGAGAACGTCGAAGGCACGGTCGACCTGTACGACACCTCGGTCTCCCACTCCATCCAACTGGAGTACGACCAGACCGACTTCACCAAGATGATGAAGGAGTTCCGCGAGGACGGAACCAAGGACTACATCGAAGCGGACCTCACCATCGACGGGGTCTACCTCGAAGACGTCGGGATCCGCCTCAAGGGCAACTCCACACTGATGTCCCTGCGCGGAAGCGGCCAGGGCATGCCCGGTGGCGGCCGGACCATGCCCGAAGGAGCCGCGCAGGGCGCCCCGGACCTGCCACAGGACGGCGGGACGGGGAGCCGGGACCGCGGCCAGGGCAATGGCGGCGGTCCCGGCGGGGCCGGTGGTGCCATGGGCGGGATCACGCAGTACAACCTCTCCGACAAGAAGCCCGAGGAACTGCCGTGGCTCATCAAGGTGGACGAGTTCATCGAGGGCCGCGCCTACCAGGGCGAGCGCGAGATCTCGCTGCGCCCCGGCAGCAACGGCCAGGTGCCGGTGAACGAGGCGCTCTCGCTGAGCCTGACGGACACCACCGGTCGGAAGAACGAGAGGTACGCCTTCACGTCGGTGAAGGTGAACAGCCGTCCGGTCGCCACCCGGCTGATGGTCGAGAGCCCGGACACGGAGTACGCCGAGTCCATCGGCGACGGCAACGGAGTCCTCTACAAGGCGAGGGCCGGGGGCGGCTTCGAGTACAAGGGTGACGACCCGAGCGACTACGAGAACTCGTTCGAACAGCTCAACAAGGTCGGCAGCCAGGACCTGGAGCCGGTCATGAAGCTCATCAAGTGGGCGAACCAGGCATCGGACGAGGAGTTCGAGAAGGAACTCGACCAGTACGTGGACGTCGAGTCACTGGCCACGTACCTCGCCGCCCAGAACCTGCTGATGAACTTCGACGACATGGCCGGACCGGGCAAGAACTACCTGCTGTGGTACGACCTCGACACCAAGAAGTTCTCGGTCCTGGGGTGGGACTACAACCTCACCTTCAGCGGCGACGCGACGTCGGGTCCGGACGACGACATGGGCATGGGCGGCGCTTTCGGCGGCGGCGGAGGCGCTGCCGACGGGCAGAGCGGCCGAGGCGGCCAGGCCGCCGGTGGTCAGGGGGCGCAGAACATGCCCTCCGGAGCGCCGTCAGGGATGCCCGAAGGAATGCCCGAAGGCATGCCCTCGGGAATGCCCGAAAATCTGCCGGAGGGAATGCCGTCAGGAATACCTTCGGGCATGCCGGGTGGCGGTCAAGGCGGCCAAGGCGGTCAAGGCGAGGGCGGTGGGTTCGGCGGCCTCATGGGGCACCCCCTCAAGGAGCGCTTCCTGGACTCGGACACCTTCGATCCCGTCTACAAGAAGGCGTACAGGGAGCTGTACGAGAAGTTCTACGGCTCCGGGACCGCTCTGAAGGCGCTGAACGACATCGCCGAACAGGCGGGGAAGGCCGGTGCCGACGGCAAGGAGCTGGACTCCGCCGTCGAGAAGCTGCGCAAGACGGTCACCGAGCGCACCGACGCGCTGGCCAAGAACACGGAGGTGACCGGCTGA
- a CDS encoding DUF4956 domain-containing protein — protein sequence MNFDLQELSGTFSVADVVAAMALSFILSTMIGYVYRYTHRNVSYSQSYVQTLVIVGMIVALIMLVVGSNLARAFSLVGALSVVRFRNAVKETRDVGFIFLAMAVGMAAGARFYTLAAVAAVVICAVIIVMFKFNWFALNVQRQVVKVQVPAGEDYSSDIRDVLIRYTSEFELVSTETIRGGALTEVFYTVRMKKGTEPSDLVTALQERTSGQRVTVLTGYDTTDL from the coding sequence GTGAACTTCGATCTGCAGGAACTCAGCGGTACGTTCAGCGTCGCCGACGTGGTCGCGGCCATGGCGCTGTCGTTCATCCTGAGCACGATGATCGGTTACGTGTACCGGTACACGCACCGCAACGTCTCCTACAGCCAGTCCTACGTCCAGACCCTCGTCATCGTCGGCATGATCGTCGCGCTGATCATGCTGGTCGTCGGGTCCAACCTGGCCCGCGCGTTCTCCCTGGTCGGAGCACTGTCCGTCGTCCGGTTCCGGAACGCGGTCAAGGAGACCAGGGACGTCGGCTTCATCTTCCTGGCCATGGCCGTGGGCATGGCCGCCGGTGCCCGTTTCTACACCCTCGCCGCGGTCGCCGCGGTGGTCATCTGCGCCGTCATCATCGTGATGTTCAAGTTCAACTGGTTCGCGCTCAACGTCCAGCGCCAGGTCGTCAAGGTCCAGGTGCCGGCCGGTGAGGACTACTCGTCCGACATCCGCGATGTCCTCATCCGCTACACCAGTGAGTTCGAGCTGGTGAGCACGGAGACGATCCGTGGCGGGGCACTGACCGAGGTGTTCTACACGGTGCGCATGAAGAAGGGCACCGAGCCCAGTGACCTGGTGACCGCGCTTCAGGAGCGGACGTCGGGCCAGCGGGTGACCGTCCTGACCGGTTACGACACGACCGACCTGTGA
- a CDS encoding polyphosphate polymerase domain-containing protein, with the protein MVALPVTTRRKSRSREEDQVPAEEQPLHVASRLHAFNRFELKYLVPVEQAAEIRDELAERMDRDLNSPVGGYGVWSLYYDTPQLRFYWEKIEGLKFRRKLRIRHYGDLDGVTDESPVCVEIKQRVNRVTQKRRITLPYGAARQLCDSRELVEHSPKERAFIHEVLELVVRLNLQPTAITGYQREALVGREADTGLRVTFDRRIRGRDRDFHFGIAAPENRFTIPPHMSVMEIKVNERTPHWITDLAARRNLNLIRVSKYVQSVEAFGLAPRSVFHVNEADCPPPTPTEQSLPRQRSAPEAPLKAGAQ; encoded by the coding sequence ATGGTGGCACTACCGGTGACCACACGGCGGAAGTCCCGGAGCCGGGAGGAAGATCAAGTCCCGGCGGAGGAACAGCCGTTGCATGTGGCCAGCAGGCTGCACGCGTTCAACCGGTTCGAGCTGAAGTACCTCGTACCGGTCGAGCAGGCGGCCGAGATCCGGGACGAGCTGGCCGAGCGGATGGACCGTGATCTGAACAGCCCTGTCGGAGGCTACGGCGTCTGGAGCCTGTACTACGACACCCCGCAGCTGCGGTTCTATTGGGAGAAGATCGAGGGCCTGAAGTTCCGGCGCAAGCTGCGCATCCGCCACTACGGCGACCTGGACGGCGTCACAGACGAGTCCCCGGTCTGCGTGGAGATCAAGCAACGCGTCAACCGGGTCACGCAGAAGCGCCGCATCACTCTCCCTTACGGTGCCGCCCGGCAGTTGTGCGACAGCCGTGAGCTGGTGGAGCACTCGCCCAAGGAACGTGCCTTCATCCACGAGGTGCTCGAACTGGTCGTACGGCTCAACCTGCAGCCCACCGCGATCACCGGCTACCAGCGCGAGGCACTGGTCGGCCGGGAGGCGGACACCGGACTGCGGGTGACCTTCGACCGGCGCATCCGCGGCCGGGACCGGGACTTCCACTTCGGCATCGCCGCACCCGAGAACCGGTTCACCATCCCACCCCACATGTCGGTGATGGAGATCAAGGTCAACGAGCGCACCCCGCACTGGATCACGGACCTTGCCGCACGCCGGAACCTCAACCTCATCCGGGTCTCCAAGTACGTGCAGTCCGTCGAGGCGTTCGGGCTGGCACCCCGATCCGTCTTCCACGTCAACGAGGCGGACTGTCCGCCGCCCACCCCCACCGAACAGTCGCTGCCCCGGCAGCGGTCGGCGCCCGAGGCGCCCTTGAAAGCAGGAGCACAGTGA
- the gap gene encoding type I glyceraldehyde-3-phosphate dehydrogenase: MTRIAINGFGRIGRNVLRALLERDSALEVVAVNDLTEPATLARLLAYDSTAGRLGRPVTVDGDALVVDGRRITVLAEREPAQLPWAELGVDIVLEATGRFTSAKAARAHLDAGAKKVLVSAPSDGADVTLAFGVNTDAYDPAMHTIVSNASCTTNALAPLAAVLDELAGIEHGFMTTVHAYTQEQNLQDGPHRDARRARAAGVNIVPTTTGAAKAIGLVLPNLEGKLSGDSIRVPVPVGSIVELNTTVARDVTRDDVLAAYRAAAEGPLAGVLEYSDDPLVSSDIVGNPASSIFDSALTRVDGRHVKVVAWYDNEWGFSNRVIDTLEFLATR, translated from the coding sequence ATGACTCGCATCGCCATCAACGGATTCGGCCGCATCGGACGCAATGTGCTGCGCGCACTGCTGGAGCGCGACAGCGCCCTGGAGGTCGTCGCCGTCAACGACCTCACCGAGCCCGCCACCCTCGCCCGGCTGCTCGCCTACGACAGCACGGCCGGCCGGCTCGGGCGCCCGGTGACCGTCGACGGGGACGCCCTCGTCGTCGACGGCCGTCGGATCACGGTGCTGGCCGAGCGCGAACCGGCGCAGCTACCGTGGGCCGAACTCGGCGTCGACATCGTCCTGGAGGCCACCGGCCGCTTCACCTCGGCCAAGGCCGCCCGGGCCCACCTCGACGCGGGCGCGAAGAAGGTACTCGTCAGCGCGCCGTCGGACGGCGCCGACGTCACGCTCGCGTTCGGGGTCAACACCGACGCCTACGACCCGGCCATGCACACGATCGTCTCGAACGCCTCCTGCACCACCAACGCGCTCGCGCCGCTGGCCGCGGTCCTCGACGAACTCGCCGGTATCGAACACGGGTTCATGACGACGGTGCACGCCTACACCCAGGAGCAGAACCTGCAGGACGGTCCGCACCGCGACGCCCGTCGCGCACGGGCCGCCGGCGTCAACATCGTGCCGACCACGACCGGCGCCGCCAAGGCGATCGGCCTGGTGCTGCCGAACCTCGAGGGCAAGCTGTCGGGCGACTCGATCCGCGTACCGGTGCCGGTGGGCTCGATCGTCGAACTCAACACGACCGTCGCCCGCGACGTGACGCGCGACGACGTGCTGGCGGCGTACCGCGCCGCGGCGGAGGGGCCGCTCGCCGGCGTCCTCGAGTACTCGGACGACCCGCTGGTGTCGTCCGACATCGTGGGCAATCCCGCCTCGTCGATCTTCGACTCGGCCCTCACCCGCGTCGACGGCCGCCACGTCAAGGTGGTCGCCTGGTACGACAACGAGTGGGGCTTCTCGAACCGCGTGATCGACACGCTCGAGTTCCTCGCCACCCGCTGA